The genomic stretch CCACAGGAGCAAGGGTTCAAGGAGATCTGCGGCCTCCTCGAGCAGCAGATTTCGCATTCTTCTTCCGCTGACAAGGCTCAGATTTGGCAGCACCTTCAGCACTACTCTCAGTTCCCCGACTTCAACAATTACCTCGCCTTCATCTTCTCTCGTGCTGAGGTTTCCATCAATTCTCACTTCTcagctcttttttttttaatttaattttttggtgTTAACTATGGTTTTTGTTTCCAATGCTCAGCTGGACTCGGTTCTAATTTTTGTGGTGCTTAATTTCGCATTGGTATTGAAAATACTAGGGTTTATTGTATTGTTTCTTTTGTGaccttttatctttttttgaaTGATTcgttgcttttttttttatgccTTCAATTTTGACTGGTGGATGCCCTTTGGATTTCACTGATATGCTTTGATTTTGGTGTGAATGGATGATGAGGATCGCCTGCTGTTGTTTTTGGGATGAGGGAACTTTTATATGTGTTTGTGATGGCATAGGCTGTTTGTGTTGGAATCTTTTCAATTTGAACGTTCTAAATAAGCTCTAGTAGCGTTGGAACTCgttgatgaatgtgattattTGGTTTTCAATAGGGAACATCAGTGGAGGTTAGGCAAGCTGCGGGTCTTTATCTGAAGAATAACCTCAGAAGCACATATAAATCGTTGCTTCCTGCATACCAACAGTATGTGAAATCCGAGTTGCTGCCGTGTCTTGGGGCATCAGATAGGCACATAAGGTCCACTGCTGGAACTATTATTAGTGTTGTCGTTCAATTAGGTGGAGTTTCAGGCTGGCCTGAATTGTTGCAAGCCCTTGTAACTTGCTTGGACAGTAATGATTTGAGTCACATGGAAGGTGCAATGGATGCATTATCCAAGGTATGTTCTTCATTTTAGATTCAGGATAATGTATCTTCAAAGAAAATTGAGGTATTTCTATTGTGTAGTTACCAGAAGTTGGACTTAAGTGAAACTATAGAGATGATTTAGTCATTTTTGAAGAATATAAGAATGACTTTGTTATAGTCTAAACTGACCAAAAGTTGGACATCAGTGAAACTGAAGAGATGAAAAGTGTAAATAAAACCTATAACTAAAGTGAGAGTATGTCCATCCAGTTTCTCTTTAGCTGATCATTTTCCTTCCTGCTACCCATAATGTTGAATCACATATGAGATTTAGTCTTAGAAGCTTGATAACAGAGATGTCCTGTCATTTCTTGAGATTTCCTGCAAATTAAGTTCTTGCAATTTTGCCTTCAGCTTTTCATTTTTGCTATAGGCTAATGCTATACATAAAGTTAAAATATTAAACTTGTGAGCAGAGAGGTTGTGTATGTACTGACTACTGAGTTTTTAACTAGTTGGAGATATTCCAGTTTCAGCAACTAATACCTCAAATTTCACAAACATTTATTTCCAATAACACCTGTGTCTGTCCGATGCAGATCTGTGAGGATATTCCCCAAGTACTTGATGCTGAAGTACCTGGGTTAGCAGAGCGCCCTATTAACATATTTCTCCCCAGATTATTTCGGGTAACATCAGTATTTTATtctttatgttttgtttttgtGTACTTTCTGTACCTTTATCCTCAATCCTCTTATTTTCCCCTTTTTTAATAGTTTTTCCAGTCACCTCATGCTTCATTAAGAAAGCTGTCATTGGGTTCTGTAAATCAGTACATTATGTTAATGCCTACTGTAAGTATATTAAGAGACTTTATCACCTCAGTTATGTGGTTATTAAATATAGTATTGGTGTTTACAATTGTATTAATGATCTAATCACTCTTTTATAGGCCTTGTACGTATCCATGGATCAATATCTCCAAGGTTTATTTATCCTTTCAAATGACCCTAATTCTGAAGTGCGGAAATTGGTTAGTTCTTACCaaagatatatattttaatttttcaatttcgtTATTGCTGAATTATCTAATGCTTCCTCTCTATCCAGTATATTTTTGTTTGTCATTAACTTTCACTCTGTTTGCTGCATATTCTACTTTGTTGTAtgtgaattttatatttataatcaaGGAGTGTCAAGACTAGCACTAGGCcctgttaattttttttatgttgctatccttttaattttttactgcTTATTGCAAGGAGTTGTCTGatttttctcttatttgttGTGGATTTTTACTGTTACTGATCAATGTTAGAAACAATGAATCAATCTGAGTTTACATTGATGTTCAGGTTTGTGCAGCGTTTGTCCAGCTAATTGAAGTTCGTCCATCTTTCTTAGAGGTGAGCATCTTGTTTTGATTCCCTGAAGTTTTATTAGCTAATAAGAATATGTTAGAAGATAACGTGGGGAATTTGTTATTTGCTTAAAATTTATGAGTGTTAACGTAGCATTTATGAGACTTCACTTAATATATTAAACTTTTGGGGTAGGTGTTATATGACAGAAATAATGTATTTCATTTGGAAAGTTTAATGTCCAACTATGTAGCCATGTTTTTACATTCTTATGTTGCATCTATGCTTTATTTTCCTTAagtacatttctaatcttctcttcgTCTCAGTGATATTCTTCTTTTATCAAAAGATACAAAAATTCACCCCACTTGAACAAACAAGGACTAAATGTCTTGCCTATAGCCAGATGTTTTCCACTTTTCCTTAAAATTAATACTACCTGTATCATCTCCTTTTCTGATACAATTGTCCTCTGCACTGCAGCCACATTTAAGGAATGTGATTGAGTACATGTTGCAAGTCAACAAGGACACAGATGATGAAGTTGCCCTCGAAGCCTGTGAATTCTGGTACTCTTTTATTTGTGGTTGTTATTTTCTCAAGTAAATTTCTGCCCTTTAAATATTTGGACGTTTGGttccttttctttttaacaATTCATATTGCAGGTCTGCATATTGTGATGCTCAACTGCCACCTGAAAATTTACGAGAATTCTTGCCTCGTTTAATTCCGGTAAAAGTGGTTACACTTGTTTCCTTAATAACTGCTTTACTGCCTGTCTTTGAGTTTGGTCATTAACTTTATCTGTTGCATCATGTAGATTTTGTTGTCAAACATGGCTTATGCAGATGACGACGAatctcttgttgaagctgaggTTCTCTCCTTTCCTTCTCATTAATAAGTCTTTTTTCTCAATATATTAAAGAACGATTTTTGGTTAACTTTATCATTCTTTTTGCCATGGATTAGTCTTtatttctactttttttttatccttttaGGAAGAAGGATCTCAACCAGATCGAGACCAGGTATAATTGCTTATTGATTGAGTTACCGGATCTTCTTTGGTTTGAAACTATCTTTTTTCCTCATTTAATGGGTTAATATCACAGGATCTTAAACCGCGATTTCATGTATCAAGGTTTCATGGATCAGATGAAATCGATGATGATGTACGTTTTATCTGATTCttcactttccttttctcaGTATTTGATTAATATTTTCGATTCTAACTCTACATTTCCCTCATCTAAATATGTATTTTCTTTCTCTCATGTTTACAGGATGATGACGTTGTCAATACATGGAATCTACGGAAATGCAGTGCTGCCGCTCTAGATATTCTCTCAAATGTGTTTGGAGATGAGATCCTTCCAACTTTGATGCCTATTGTTCAGGTTATATACATCTTGTCATCGTGATTTTGGAACAGGTTCAAATTCTCATAATGGCTAGAGAATGAGTTGTCCTGCTGAACTGGTAGTCATCAATCCAGAATATGCATGATGTAATAAATCCGATATGAAAGTAATTATGTATGTGAGATATTGATAGCCACCACTTTTGTTGGTTAGTCTCTATGTGGACATCGTAGTAACTAATAGAGTTACTTCTTGACGTGGAGGCACTATTTTAGTAATTCTGTACAATGTATGACTCCATTCTGAGATATACTAAGTTGGCAAAGAATATGTGGCTATGTGCAGGCCAAGTTGTCAACTGCTGGTGATGATGCTTGGAAAGAAAGGGAAGCTGCTGTCTTGGCTCTTGGGGCGATAGGAGAGGGTTGCATCAATGGTCTTTATCCTCATTTGGCTGAGGTATTCTGTTGTTTGGTTCTGATGACTTTAATCCTTGGCAGAAGGTGTAATTGTGGGAAAATTTAGTTTAACTTGTTTGAAGTTTGATTAAATCATGCTATCATCAGTTTGTGTAATTTTTGTTTCAATACTTTGGTGGTGTTTGGATTGTCTCTGAGATAGAAATACAGACACAAATGgataattttttgtttctaCTTTTAGCAAGTATAGTAAATATAAGAATTTGGACAGAAAAAGTGTCTTTGTCCCTATATCCACAACCGAATGAGCTTATGAGTCCAATGTTTCTGTATTTTCTGTCTACAGTATTTGTAGCTTACTGTTGTTTTGATAGGTTGTCTCCTGACTTGCTGACTAAGACTTTTGCTGCATTCTAGATAAATTTACCCTCTTAGTAGAGCTGCTCCTAgccaaaaactaaaaattacaACTTGCACTCTGAAAAACTCTTTGTGCTGTTGTTGTTTCTTCTTTCATGCTACCTGATTTACACACAATTATGTTGCTGTGTGTGAGTGTCTGTATGTTAGTTTTCTGAATTTTATTCATTTGCTAAAAAGAGGTAAAACATTTTTTTGATACTGGTTAAATTCCAGTCTCTTAACTGGCATTCATACCTGATGTCCTGATGGACCcttgttttattttatgatctaatttatttatttcttatgCTTATTCACTCATGAAAGCTTTTCAATTTATTCTCTTAAGTTTATCACTTATTTCTTGCTCACTGATGCAAAGCATTAAAATAATTCATTATACTGCATTTGTAGATTGTGGCATTTCTAATCCCCCTTCTTGATGATAAGTTTCCTTTGATACGAAGTATTTCATGCTGGACACTCTCTCGGTTTAGCAAATTTATTGTTCAGGTATGAATAAGTTTCTGTTCCCTCCCCTGCAGTTACCCAACTCTGTTCCTTGGcactttttattattgttattaattatcattatcattattattataatagtTAAATAGTTTCTGGATTGAAATCAGAAAACTACTTTCTACAAGGATCCTTAAGTGCTATTGGTTAGCcaacttattaaaaaaatagaaacagGATGAATACTTGGCGAATTGATATCCAATGTTTGTTGATACATAAATGGATAGATATAATATAATGGAACCTGTTATATGTGTATTTAGttgttatttttcttattatttgaaTTCTTACATGTGCCTATGTTAGGGTATTGGACACCCAAAAGGCTATGACCAATTTGATAGTGTTCTTATGGGTCTTCTTCGAAGAATTTTGGATGATAATAAGCGGGTGCAAGAGGCTGCTTGTTCAGCTTTTGCAACACTTGAAGAGGTTCTGACTACAATATCTGTTTGTTTTCGCCTAATGAATCATATTCAGTTATCCAATTTACTTAATTTTATGTATGGCCCACATTTGGTTTACTTCAAACAGGAGGCTGCAGAAGAGTTGGCACCACGATTAGAAATTATATTGAAGCA from Arachis stenosperma cultivar V10309 chromosome 9, arast.V10309.gnm1.PFL2, whole genome shotgun sequence encodes the following:
- the LOC130948510 gene encoding transportin-1, with product MAATATWQPQEQGFKEICGLLEQQISHSSSADKAQIWQHLQHYSQFPDFNNYLAFIFSRAEGTSVEVRQAAGLYLKNNLRSTYKSLLPAYQQYVKSELLPCLGASDRHIRSTAGTIISVVVQLGGVSGWPELLQALVTCLDSNDLSHMEGAMDALSKICEDIPQVLDAEVPGLAERPINIFLPRLFRFFQSPHASLRKLSLGSVNQYIMLMPTALYVSMDQYLQGLFILSNDPNSEVRKLVCAAFVQLIEVRPSFLEPHLRNVIEYMLQVNKDTDDEVALEACEFWSAYCDAQLPPENLREFLPRLIPILLSNMAYADDDESLVEAEEEGSQPDRDQDLKPRFHVSRFHGSDEIDDDDDDVVNTWNLRKCSAAALDILSNVFGDEILPTLMPIVQAKLSTAGDDAWKEREAAVLALGAIGEGCINGLYPHLAEIVAFLIPLLDDKFPLIRSISCWTLSRFSKFIVQGIGHPKGYDQFDSVLMGLLRRILDDNKRVQEAACSAFATLEEEAAEELAPRLEIILKHLMLAFGKYQRRNLRIVYDAIGTLAEAVGGELNQPVYLDILMPPLIEKWQQLSNSDKDLFPLLECFTSIAHALGTGFSQFAEPVFKRCINIIQTQQFAKADPVAAGVQYDKEFIVCSLDLLSGLAEGLGSGIESLVSQCSLRDLLLHCCVDDAPDVRQSAFALLGDLARVCPIHLHPRLSEFLEAAAKQLEISKVKEAISVANNACWAIGELAVKVRQEVSPIVLTVISCLVPILQHAEGLNKSLIENSAITLGRLAWVCPELVSPHMEHFMQPWCTALSMIRDDVEKEDAFRGLCAMVKANPSGALSSLVYMCTAIASWHEIRSEDLHNEVCQVLHGYKQMLRNGAWDQCMSALEPPIKEKLSKYQV